From one Planococcus citri chromosome 3, ihPlaCitr1.1, whole genome shotgun sequence genomic stretch:
- the LOC135840197 gene encoding uncharacterized protein LOC135840197, translating to MKHHMRDRLMAPRGLKQFWYILLPPTMIISLIVVTGSKGYLLDKKTPSHTYAPSVCDVSGSLISNSEINSSLRAKLLTPYSCGFGTIGPTATASPFWLAT from the exons atgaaacatcatATGCGAG ATCGTTTAATGGCTCCTCGAGGATTGAAACAATTCTGGTACATACTTTTACCACCTACAATGATTATATCCCTGATCGTAGTTACCGGTTCGAAGGGATATCTGCTGGATAAGAAAACACCCTCGCATACGTATGCTCCGTCAGTCTGCGACGTTAGTGGTAGTTTAATCAGCAACTCGGAGATAAATTCTTCGTTACGAGCAAAACTGTTGACACCATACAGCTGCGGATTTGGTACAATCGGACCAACAGCAACGGCTTCACCATTTTGGCTAGCTACTTGA